The window AAGGGAACGGAACCATGGGTAATGACCAAGACGATACGGTGTTAATTCCATATACAACATCGATGGAGCGCGTAGAGGGCATTGACTATCTTCGCAGGGTGTATGTTGTGGCTAAGGATGATGAGAGTATCGATCGTTTGCAGGCAGATATAGAGAACTTGTTGCGTGTTCGTCATAATATTAAAGATACAAATTTGGATGATTTCAATATTCAAAATATGAAATCTATTATGGAAACAGTGGCTCAGACGACGGGAACATTTACGTTATTCCTGGGGGCTGTTGCTGCGATTTCTCTAGTTGTAGGTGGCATTGGTATTATGAACATCATGCTTGTATCTGTAACGGAACGGACTCGAGAAATTGGTGTGCGTAAAGCTTTGGGGGCTACGTATAGCGTAATTGTTACGCAATTCTTAATAGAAGCTGTTGTAATCAGTTTGATGGGGGGCTTTATTGGTATTGCTTTCGGTATAGGAGCCTCAAAAGTAATCGGAATGGTATCTGGAATGAGTACAATTGTATCTGTTCCAACAATCATAATGTCCTTTGCCTTTTCCATGGCTATTGGTTTGATTTTTGGTATATACCCAGCCCGTAAAGCGGCTAAGCTCAATCCAATCGATGCATTGCATTATGAATAGTTTTGAATTTATAAATGTGTTTTCTTAAGAACATACCATATAATTAGATAGAGTTATTCGCATATGGTGCGTTGCATGATACAATATGTATGATGTAACGCACCATTTTTATATGTTTGTATTGAATTTTGACATATAACTATAAAGATTTTCATACAGGTAATGTAATAGATTTAGTATTTAGATTAGTTAATCTATGGGGTATGTATATAGAATGGAGAACCTTATGGCTACAACATTGTTAGAATATTTCAACGAATTACGAGATCAGAATCCATTTTCTTGGGTAAAAGATTCTGAGATTACAGCTGTTGAATCAGGTCATGCGGAAATGACATTGCAAACTAATGAAACAGATTACTGTAATTTTAGAGGAGATTTGCATGGTGCTGTATGTATTGGCTTAGCAGATAGTGTGATGGGGACTGCTTGTTTTACATTGGGAAAATCTGTTAGCACCATTGATCTTAAT of the Veillonella parvula genome contains:
- a CDS encoding ABC transporter permease, with the protein product MYKESFLMAWASLIANKLRSLLTMLGIIIGVAAVIALVSIGNGVKQDIEDSISSLGSNLLVVLPGAPRTPGARPSQGSMKSLKISDYEAIAKLEGVKAASPMTNGSYVVIYQNKNWTTSVAGVNSNFQDVNNWTMTSGRFFSDKNVQNRERVAVVGQTVVKNLFADEDPVGKEIRVKNIPFRVIGVLKSKGNGTMGNDQDDTVLIPYTTSMERVEGIDYLRRVYVVAKDDESIDRLQADIENLLRVRHNIKDTNLDDFNIQNMKSIMETVAQTTGTFTLFLGAVAAISLVVGGIGIMNIMLVSVTERTREIGVRKALGATYSVIVTQFLIEAVVISLMGGFIGIAFGIGASKVIGMVSGMSTIVSVPTIIMSFAFSMAIGLIFGIYPARKAAKLNPIDALHYE
- a CDS encoding PaaI family thioesterase, whose protein sequence is MATTLLEYFNELRDQNPFSWVKDSEITAVESGHAEMTLQTNETDYCNFRGDLHGAVCIGLADSVMGTACFTLGKSVSTIDLNGNYVKAVKGGAVLRGVANVEHNGKTTMVATARIYNELGELVHLARGTFFVLEEKPLPDLPWRFIEEDNPDLV